From the Polaribacter huanghezhanensis genome, the window GATATTCTACTTCAATTTCTAAATCTTCTATTTCTAATATTTCTTCAGAAAGTTTAATAATGTGTATTAATTTCTCTGGATGCAATCTATGGTCATAATCGTTGGCGTTCCAAAGTTGAAAATTAACCACTTCTTCTTTACGGATTGTGCCACCACAATCGATAAAATTTTTAGTTATTTTTCCAACTTCGGTCACATGAAAATGATTGGGAACTAATTCTCCGTTTGGCAATTGAAAAGCAATTGTTTCTAATCTATTTAAAGCTTCTTTTATTTCTGATAATTTCATGATTTTAATATTTTAAGATGATTAAATCTGTTATTTTTTTAGCAACAATTTTCTTTTTCCGTAAGATCTTGATTTAAAAATTGAAACATCACTTCTTTCATTCTCGTCCAATTTTTTGAGTCTATACAGTAACAAACACTCGTGCCTTCCACATTTCCTTTAATCAAACCTAAGAGTTTTAATTCTTTTAAATGCTGAGATATTGTGGGTTGTGCTAATTTTATTTCATTTACTAAATCGCCACAAACACACGCGTCAATTTTAAATAAATGCTGTAAAATGGCAACTCTTGCTGGATGTCCAAATACTTTGGCAAACAAAGCAATTTCATTTTGTTCGTCAGTAAATTTTTCTGCTTTTGTGATTCCCATTTGCTCTTTAATTGTTTCATTGCAATATTACGATTAATAATGAAACCAACAAACTATTTTTTTTGTTTTTTTATAAAAATTAAATGAATTTCTTTAGTTCACTAAAAGCAGTTATCACTTTGTCTGCATTTTCTAAGGTTTGATCTGCAGCTAACGGATTTCTGTATCCAAAAACAAAAATGCCAGCAGCATTTGCTGCTTTAACGCCGTTATCAGAATCCTCAATAACAATACAATTTTCTTTGGGAGTGTTTCCTAAAACGGCCGCTTTTTCAAAAATCTCTGGATGTGGTTTTGATTCCTTTAAATCTGCTCCGCTTATTTTTGCCGTAAAATAGGGATTTAAATCAAAGCGATTAAAAACCCGATTAATATTTACCATGGCAGAAGAAGAAGCTAAAATTAGCGTAATTTCTTTTTCATAAAAATACTTGATGATTTCTTCGACACCTTTTACCAAATGCAATGTTGGATCGCTTTCAAAAAAATTTACATAACGCTTTCTTTTTTGCAACACCAATTCGTTTGGATCTTGATCTAAACTAAAATGCGCAACCAATTTCTGAAATGCATTAATGGTAGAAGAACCTGTTAAAGTTTTGTATAATTCTTCAGAAACTTCTAATCCTAAAGAAATAAAAGTTTCGTAATACGCTTTTTTATGGAGTAATTCTGAATCGATAATTACGCCATCCATATCAAAAATTACACATTGTATCCTGTTCATGAGTCTATAAATTTAGATTTTAATTCTGGAGTTGGTAGCATGCAGCTTTCTTTTTTTCCAAACCATTTGTAGCGATTTTTTGCAATATAATTGTAAACCAAATCTCTAAACGCTGTTGGTAAAATCCAAAAGATTTGAAAAAGCATCCAGAATCCACCAAAATGTTTTGCAATTTTTAATGCTGCAGTAGATTTAATATAAAACGTAGTATTTGATACAACCAAAACAATAGAATCTATTTTTTTTGTATCAATCTTAAAATGATGTGTGATTTCTTTTCCTATTTCTGATTGAAGTGAAGCAAATAAAAAAATATTTTGTGTGTCTTTTTTTATAATTTTTAAAACAGAAGCGTTGCAAAAATTACAAACTCCATCAAAAAGGACTAGTTGCTTA encodes:
- a CDS encoding thiol-disulfide oxidoreductase DCC family protein, whose amino-acid sequence is MDLFDKLLKNKQLVLFDGVCNFCNASVLKIIKKDTQNIFLFASLQSEIGKEITHHFKIDTKKIDSIVLVVSNTTFYIKSTAALKIAKHFGGFWMLFQIFWILPTAFRDLVYNYIAKNRYKWFGKKESCMLPTPELKSKFIDS
- a CDS encoding DUF6428 family protein encodes the protein MKLSEIKEALNRLETIAFQLPNGELVPNHFHVTEVGKITKNFIDCGGTIRKEEVVNFQLWNANDYDHRLHPEKLIHIIKLSEEILEIEDLEIEVEYQAETIGKFGLDFDGKTFLLTTKQTDCLAKGKCEVPTVKEVAKVLQASSCCSPTSGCC
- a CDS encoding ArsR/SmtB family transcription factor, whose protein sequence is MGITKAEKFTDEQNEIALFAKVFGHPARVAILQHLFKIDACVCGDLVNEIKLAQPTISQHLKELKLLGLIKGNVEGTSVCYCIDSKNWTRMKEVMFQFLNQDLTEKENCC
- a CDS encoding HAD family hydrolase produces the protein MNRIQCVIFDMDGVIIDSELLHKKAYYETFISLGLEVSEELYKTLTGSSTINAFQKLVAHFSLDQDPNELVLQKRKRYVNFFESDPTLHLVKGVEEIIKYFYEKEITLILASSSAMVNINRVFNRFDLNPYFTAKISGADLKESKPHPEIFEKAAVLGNTPKENCIVIEDSDNGVKAANAAGIFVFGYRNPLAADQTLENADKVITAFSELKKFI